The following proteins are co-located in the Nomia melanderi isolate GNS246 chromosome 1, iyNomMela1, whole genome shotgun sequence genome:
- the LOC116430610 gene encoding uncharacterized protein LOC116430610 — MGFSKIIKRLLYANFASCSSKVIGVLAPLTIPPLHIAFLYYFWQEYSRDVDKQYCSCSCWDTVFKGSYESGIASYKHMYFNATTNTLKIWITIVIGIIMFYETMKHLTWLAFQNRLRFSMMILFSTAIFSHYYTWWVYMNYWNDEFYSQWYHQLFFSITELISTILVIHLADNKNPITHRKAFGIAAIAILHIVAGGWDQFVANVVRGEGYAHQVVRDLGFMIPDILHVGIPLWAVKWKNIYNLPGSTKRDPSIKRDLAYMLGMICIGLCICAIL; from the exons ATGGGTTTCTCGAAGATAATTAAACGTTTGCTATACGCAAACTTTGCATCTTGTAGTTCTAAAGTAATAGGAGTATTAGCACCGTTAACAATACCACCTTTGcatattgcatttttatattatttttggcAAGAGTATTCGAGGGATGTGGACAAACAATATTGTTCATGTTCATGCTGGGACACAGTATTCAAAG GATCATATGAATCTGGTATTGCTTCTTATAAACATATGTACTTTAATGCCACTAcgaatactttaaaaatatggATAACCATTGTAATTGGAATAATCATGTTTtacgaaacaatgaaacatttaacatGGTTAGCGTTTCAAAATCGCCTTAGATTCAGTATGATGATACTCTTTTCCACTGCTATTTTCTCCCACTATTACACTTGGTGGGTTTATATGAATTACTGGAACGATGAATTCTATTCTCAGTGGTATCATCAGTTATTCTTCTCCATCACTGAACTGATATCTACTATCTTGGTTATCCATTTGGCAGATAATAAAAATCCAATCACACATAGGAAAGCCTTTGGCATTGCTGCAATAGCTATTCTACATATTGTAGCAGGTGGTTGGGATCAGTTTGTTGCTAATGTTGTCAGAGGAGAAGGTTACGCACATCAG GTGGTACGTGACCTTGGGTTCATGATCCCAGATATTCTGCATGTTGGTATTCCTTTGTGGGCagttaaatggaaaaatatatacaatcttCCTGGTTCAACCAAAAGAGATCCTAGTATTAAAAGAGATTTGGCATATATGTTAGGAATGATATGTATAGGATTGTGCATTTGTGCCATATTGTAA